The Streptomyces sp. M92 nucleotide sequence GGGTTCCGTCGCCGACCTCACTTCGCGTCTGCTGGCCACCCTCGACGGGCTCGGCGTGCAGCGCTTCGGGTACGCGGGCTGCGCGTTCGGCGGCGCCGTCGGCGTCGAGCTGGCCCTGCGCCACCCCGAGCGGCTCGCCTCGCTCGCCCTGATCGCCGCCTCGCCCCGCTTCGGCACGGCCGACGAGTTCCGTCAGCGTGGCGTGATCGTGCGTACGAACGGGCTCGACCCCATCGCCCGCAGCTCGCCGGAGAGGTGGTTCACCGGGGGCTTCGCCGCCGCCCAGCCGGCGATTACCGAGTGGGCCGTGCAGATGGTGCGGACCACCGACCCAGGCTGCTACATCGCCGCCTGCGAGGCGCTGGCCGCGTTCGACGTGCGCGGCGAGCTCGGGCAGGTCGGTGCGCCCACCCTGGTCCTCGTCGGCTCCGACGACCAGGTCACCGGCCCCGCCGAGGCGCGTACGCTGGTCGCCGGCATCCCGGACGCCCGCCTCGCCGTCGTCCCCGGCGCCTCCCACCTGGTCCCCGTCGAGCAGCCCGGAGCCGTCACGGACCTGCTGGTGCGGCACTTCTCCACCGCCTGGCAGACCGCCCACGACTCCTCCACCGGCCAGACCGCGGTCCCGTCCGCCCCCGGGGCCGTACCGTCCGCCCCCGTGGCCGTACCCGCCGCCCCCGTGGCCGTTCCGCCCGCCCTCGCGGCCTCCGCCGCCCCCGTCCAGCCGGCCATGGCGCCGCCCCCGCCGCAGGCCGCGCCCGTCGCCGAGCTCGCCCCGGCCCCCGCGGTACCGGCGCAGACCGCCGGGCAGGGGCGGCCCGACCCGTACGACGCCGGGCTCAAGGTGCGCCGCGAAGTGCTCGGCGACGCGCACGTCGACCAGGCCCTGGCGCAGGCGGACGAGTTCTCGGGAGACTTCCAGGAGTTCCTCACCCGGTACGCCTGGGGCGAGGTCTGGGACCGACCCGGCCTGGACCGGCGCACCCGCAGCTGCGTCACCCTCACCGCCCTGGTCGCCGGCGGCCACCTCGACGAACTGCCGCCCCACGTCCGGGCCGCCCTGCGCAACGGGCTCACCCCGGCCGAGATCAAGGAAGTGCTGCTCCAGGCGGCCGTCTACTGCGGCGTACCGGCCGCGAACGGCGCCTTCCGGGTGGCGCAGCAGGTCATCCGGGAGGAGACCACGCCGCCCGAGTGAGTCCCGGCGAGCCGGCGGACGGCGTGCGGCGGCAGGATGGAGTCATGAAGCTCACCAAGAAGTCGCACGCCTGCGTCCGCCTCGAGAAGGACGGGCAGACGCTCGTCCTGGACCCCGGTGGATTCAGCGAGGAGGACGCCGCCCTCGGCGCGGACGCGATCCTCGTCACCCACGAGCACCCCGACCACTTCGACGAGCTGCGGCTGCGCGCCGCGATGGAGAACAACCCGGCCGCCGAGATCTGGACGCTGAGGTCGGTCGCCGAGAAGATCTCCGCGGCCTTCCCCGGCCGCGTGCACACCGTCGGCCACGGCGACACCTTCACCGCCGCCGGCTTCGACGTGCGGGTGCACGGCGAACTGCACGCGGTGATCCACCCCGACATCCCGCGCGTCACCAACATCGGCTTCCTCGTCGACGACGGCAAGGTCTTCCACCCCGGCGACGCCCTCACCGTCCCCGACCACCCGGTCGAGACGCTGATGCTCCCCGTCATGGCGCCGTGGAACAAGATCTCCGAGGTCATCGACTACGTCCGCGAGGTGAAGCCGCGGCGCGCCTACGACATCCACGACGCGCTCCTCACCGACCTGGCCCGCCCTGTCTACGACCGCCAGATCGGCGAGCTGGGCGGCACGGAGCACCTGCGGCTGACCCCCGGGGACTGCGCGCGGGTGTGAGAGCGGGTGGGAGAACCGCCGTGTGAGAACACCGACGTCCGGGCCGACCCGGGAGCGGAGCCGCGTTGTCAGTCCCGCCCGGTAGGTTGTGGGACATGCGCATCGCGACCTGGAACGTGAACTCGATCACCGCCCGCCTGCCGAGGCTCCTGGCCTGGCTGGAGAGCAGCGGCACCGACGTGCTGTGCCTCCAGGAAGCCAAGGTCGCCGAGGAGCAGTTCCCCTTCGACGAGCTGCGCGAGCGGGGCTACGAGGCGGCGGTCCACGCCACCGGCAGGTGGAACGGGGTGGCGGTGCTCTCCCGCGTCGGCCTCGACGACGTCGTCAAGGGCCTGCCCGGCGACCCCGGCTACGAGGGCGTCCAGGAGCCCCGAGCGATCTCCGCCACCTGCGGCCCGGTCCGCGTCTGGTCGGTGTACGTGCCCAACGGCCGCGAGGTGGAGCACGCGCACTACGCTTACAAGCTCCAGTGGTTCGAGGCGCTGCGCGCCGCCGTCGAGGGCGACGCGGCCGGCGGCCGCCCGTTCGCGGTGATGGGGGACTACAACGTCGCGCCGACGGACGACGACGTCTACGACCGCGCCGCCTTCGAGGGCTCCACCCACGTCACCCCCGCCGAGCGCGCCGCCCTCGCCTCCCTGCGCGGTGCCGGCCTGTCCGACGTGGTGCCGCGCCCGCTGAAGTACGACCACCCCTACACCTACTGGGACTACCGCCAGCTCTGCTTCCCCAAGAACCGAGGCATGCGCATCGACCTGGTCTACGGCAACGAGCCCTTCGCCAAGGCCGTCACCGACTCCTACGTCGACCGCGAGGAGCGCAAGGGCAAGGGCGCCTCGGACCACGCACCGGTCGTGGTGGACCTGGACGTGTAGCCACCCGCCGCCGCCCCCGGCCCCCGCTGTTTCCGCGCGCCCTGTGGTGCACACCGGGGCACGAATGACAATCTGGAGGTATGAACATCCCCTTCCTCGGCAGGCGGCGCGAAGACCCACGGGCTCACGACGCCGAGGGAGTCGGCGACCTGCTCGCCGACTGCGACCTGCTGCGCTCGCAGGCGCTGCGGGAGGGTGTCCGACTCGACGACTCCGAGGTCTCCTTGGAGCGCCTCGACCAGATGCTGCCCCGGTGGCGCGGCGACGCCGAGATCCTGGACTGGCTGGGCAACGACGCCGGTCTGTACCTCGGCACCGTGATCGTGCGCAGCGTGCCGGGTGCCGCCTGGTCCATCCGGTCCGACGGGCAGCCCGTCGTCCGGCTGGCCTCCGGCCGCGAGTTCGACGTGGTGGCCTCCGGGCACGCCTGGGCGGAGGACGGCGCGCCCGAACTCTCGCAGCTGTACGGCGAAGTCGCAGAAGCATGAGCCGTCGTAAATAGGGCTATTGCCCGGAAGGTGCGTGTCGTCGGCAAAGGCGGCTTTCGTCCCGGTACGTTGCGGTGGTCGGGTCACACACGAACGCACAGGGGCACCCGCAAGGTGCAGCCGGAGATCACTGCTCGCGCGCAACGGACACCACGAGGGCGTGTCCGCGGTCGAGGAGAAGGTCAGCTGCACACCTGGTTCAGGAAGCCCGGTGGGAATTGCGGGTCGCCTGCGTCTGTGCCGGCGCCGGCAGGGGGCTCGTCGCCGCCCGGGTCACGTCCCCGACGAGTTCGACGACGTCCGGGCCGTACGCCTGGGAGTTGACCACCTTCAGCAGCAGCACGAAGGAGCCGGTGCCGTGCTTGCGAGCCAGCTTCTCGTGGTGCCGGGCGAGATAGCGGGTGGCGGCCTGGTTGGTGATGGCGCGCTGCCCGCAGAACAGGAACGCCGGCCGCGCCTCGCGCCGGTCCCCGGCCGTCAGCCGGGCCAGCAGGACGTACTCGGTGATGCCCGCTTCCATGCGGTAGCGCTCGGCGCCGATCTGGAAGGCGCCCCGGTCCGGGCCGGGTTCCGGGTCTACGTTCACCCGCACCCCGGGCAGCATGGCCGCCATGTGGGCCACCATCCGGCGGTTCGGGTGAATTCCAGGAGGCCCACCTTGAACTCAGTTTCACGACAGGCGTTTGACCTGCGTACACCGGCCTTTCGCCTGTTCCGCAGTCCGTGTCCCTCAGCGGGAACGGCAGCGGGTTGCGCATCGTCCTCTTTCTCACCCTTCAACAGAGGCCCTCCGGGGCGTCTGTGGTGCGGGACGATCAGGCCGGTGTTGACGTAGGCGCCGTCGTCGCCGAGGACCGTCATGCCCTTGCGGTGTGCGGCCAGGCCGGAGTCCCGCCAGGCTTTCGCATCCGCCGTGTTACCGGGCACCGGACGGGCGCCCGCGACCACCAGGCGCCTCTACACGCCTACGACGACCTGCATGTTTGCCGAGGATCGGTAGTTGCGGGATGACGCTTACGAGCTCGTGCACGGTAAGAGGTGAGACATCCGGACTCCGGCGTGGCCCGTGGTCACATCTGTCGTGCCAGGCTCAGGTCCGTGGTCTGCTGGTGGGACAGCAAGCCCGCGATGGCTTGGATGGTGTCGCTCATGTGCTCGCGGCGGCCGAGGTGGCGGGCCAGTGCCCGCCGTTCTTGAGATGGGCGATGCCGTGCTCGACCCGGATACGACGTGAGGAGTGTGCCCCGCACCGGACTGCACGTGAAGGCCCGGCTGGACACCAATACCTGTCCCACCGGTATCGGGTGTCGGCGACGCCGAGATGTCGGCCCTGCCGCTGCTCCGACACACCTTCCACGGCGACTGGAACTATGCCCTGCATCCCCAGCCGACCCCGACTGTCCCGGCAGCCCGGAGCAGTCGGCCTCCGGCGCCGCAGTGGGCACACCGCACTGACCGGCCTGGCCCCTATCCCCGCTCTGCTGCGGCAGGTCGTGGACGGAGGTTTGCCTGACCTGCATTCTCATGCAGGTCAGGCAAACCTCTCCGGGCCTGTCAGACGAGCCCGGCCTCCTTCGCGGAGTACGAGACGAGAAGGTGCTTCGTCTGCTGGTGGTGCAGCGAGCGCAGGGCGCTGATCGGCGAAAGGACCTTCCCATGACGCATGATCGGCCCTCTGGTCCGGGAAGGTACCTCGGCCGCCCCTTCCTGTTCAGCAAGTTCTCCGGACGGCAGTGGCTGGAGAAGCCGGACCCCGCCCATCTCCCGACCGCATCGACCTACTTGTTGCGGTGGATGCGGAAGAAGTACCGGGTCGGGACGCAGGAGGCCCTGCGGCGGCCGGCCCGAGGCCACGCGACGCGCCCGAAGTCCTTGTGACCTGGGCCGCCCCGGCTGGTCGAGGGCCAGAACGACAGGAGTGGTAGGACAGGAGACTGTCACGTTCGGACCCGTGGGGCCCGGGGGTGAGATCTCCCCGGGCGACCCGACTGCACGGCGGGTGGCGCCACATACCGCTTGATCGAGTGATACGGCGGACCGGAGCCTGACTACAGGATTGACGTCGCGATCCGTTGACCCAGCATTTCGTCGGATACAGGGGTTCCCGATGTCAGGCAGCGTTCCGGGGCATGAGATCACGGCCCTCTCACGAGACTGGGATCTGAGTGAAGAACTGCGACCGGGCAGCGCAGCATGGGCCATCCGGGTCGTCGAGACTCAATGGGACGTCCCCCGCGCCTCGGTCGCACTCCGACCGTTGGCTTCTGCATCGGAGGAACCCCTCCTCAGCCATACCTCGCAGCTGTGGCGGATCGACCTCCCGTACGGGCCGGGCGGTGAACAGGCCGCATTCGTTCTCAAGGCGCAACTCAACACGGCGGCAATCCGACCCCCGGAGTTTCATGGGCTCAAACTGCGGATCATGGAGATCTGTGCCAGGCACGGTATTCCCGTCCCGCTCGCGGTACCAGCCGTCGACGGATCTACCGTGGTTCGGCAGGACGGTATCGTTTGCGAGCTGGCCCCGATGCTCCCCGGCACTGCTCATCGGTCTCTGACACCCGATCAGGCGGACGGGGTCATAGCCACCGGCCTGGCCCTGCGGTCGGCGCTGGATCGCCTGCCCGACAGCATGGTTGCAGCACTCCGGGCACATCCGGTGAACCCCCTGGTCGAGGAGGCGCGCTGGCAGGTGGCCCTGGACGACGCGCTGGGGCGTCTGCTGCCACTGGCCGGAAACCGAACCGACGAGTGGGGCCGCCTCATCGCCGCTGTCCTGCGGCAGTTGCAGCGCTGCAAACCGCTTCTCGACCATTTCGCAGCGGTGGAGGCCGGTGCTGCACGCGACGTCTCAGTCGTTCA carries:
- a CDS encoding MBL fold metallo-hydrolase, translated to MKLTKKSHACVRLEKDGQTLVLDPGGFSEEDAALGADAILVTHEHPDHFDELRLRAAMENNPAAEIWTLRSVAEKISAAFPGRVHTVGHGDTFTAAGFDVRVHGELHAVIHPDIPRVTNIGFLVDDGKVFHPGDALTVPDHPVETLMLPVMAPWNKISEVIDYVREVKPRRAYDIHDALLTDLARPVYDRQIGELGGTEHLRLTPGDCARV
- a CDS encoding phosphotransferase, yielding MSGSVPGHEITALSRDWDLSEELRPGSAAWAIRVVETQWDVPRASVALRPLASASEEPLLSHTSQLWRIDLPYGPGGEQAAFVLKAQLNTAAIRPPEFHGLKLRIMEICARHGIPVPLAVPAVDGSTVVRQDGIVCELAPMLPGTAHRSLTPDQADGVIATGLALRSALDRLPDSMVAALRAHPVNPLVEEARWQVALDDALGRLLPLAGNRTDEWGRLIAAVLRQLQRCKPLLDHFAAVEAGAARDVSVVHGDLHRHHFLFDDAREDRITGVLDFDGLRLGDRLLDLAWIAGTAGRVAGTWAVRQRGAATFAQAAEGAGLLVPGEKCLLMPTLLAYAVPVVVDIAKDILDRDILDDLWTEYLDLLSPARMAETHALLTGLSLGSSPDSCCPSSRRKV
- a CDS encoding exodeoxyribonuclease III, producing the protein MRIATWNVNSITARLPRLLAWLESSGTDVLCLQEAKVAEEQFPFDELRERGYEAAVHATGRWNGVAVLSRVGLDDVVKGLPGDPGYEGVQEPRAISATCGPVRVWSVYVPNGREVEHAHYAYKLQWFEALRAAVEGDAAGGRPFAVMGDYNVAPTDDDVYDRAAFEGSTHVTPAERAALASLRGAGLSDVVPRPLKYDHPYTYWDYRQLCFPKNRGMRIDLVYGNEPFAKAVTDSYVDREERKGKGASDHAPVVVDLDV
- a CDS encoding DUF6278 family protein — encoded protein: MNIPFLGRRREDPRAHDAEGVGDLLADCDLLRSQALREGVRLDDSEVSLERLDQMLPRWRGDAEILDWLGNDAGLYLGTVIVRSVPGAAWSIRSDGQPVVRLASGREFDVVASGHAWAEDGAPELSQLYGEVAEA
- the pcaDC gene encoding bifunctional 3-oxoadipate enol-lactonase/4-carboxymuconolactone decarboxylase PcaDC; this translates as MWERERVSEKNVDSLQYRFDGPEQAPVLVMGPSLGATWHMWDRQVPELAQQWRVFRFDLPGHGGAPAHPAGSVADLTSRLLATLDGLGVQRFGYAGCAFGGAVGVELALRHPERLASLALIAASPRFGTADEFRQRGVIVRTNGLDPIARSSPERWFTGGFAAAQPAITEWAVQMVRTTDPGCYIAACEALAAFDVRGELGQVGAPTLVLVGSDDQVTGPAEARTLVAGIPDARLAVVPGASHLVPVEQPGAVTDLLVRHFSTAWQTAHDSSTGQTAVPSAPGAVPSAPVAVPAAPVAVPPALAASAAPVQPAMAPPPPQAAPVAELAPAPAVPAQTAGQGRPDPYDAGLKVRREVLGDAHVDQALAQADEFSGDFQEFLTRYAWGEVWDRPGLDRRTRSCVTLTALVAGGHLDELPPHVRAALRNGLTPAEIKEVLLQAAVYCGVPAANGAFRVAQQVIREETTPPE